A stretch of Campylobacter showae DNA encodes these proteins:
- the dnaK gene encoding molecular chaperone DnaK: MAKVIGIDLGTTNSCVSVYERGESKVIPNKEGKNTTPSVVAFTDKGEILVGDSAKRQAVTNPEKTIYSIKRIMGLMSNEKNAQEAKARLPYHVVDRNGACAIEIAGKVYTPQEISAKVLMKLKEDAESYLGETVVDAVITVPAYFNDSQRKATKEAGTIAGLNVLRIINEPTAAALAYGLDKKESEKIMVYDLGGGTFDVTVLETGDNVVEVLATGGNAFLGGDDFDNRLIDWLTNEFKSDSGIDLKTDVMAMQRLKEAAETAKKELSSAQETTINLPFITADATGPKHLTKTLTRAKFEGMIEDLVAQTITKINEVVKDAGLDKKDIKEIVMVGGSTRVPLVQEEVKKAFGKELNKSVNPDEVVAIGAAIQGAVIKGDVKDVLLLDVTPLSLGIETLGGVMTKIIEKGTTIPVKKNQVFSTAEDNQSAVTIHVLQGEREFARDNKSLGQFNLEGIPAAPRGVPQIEVEFDIDANGILTVSAKDKATGKAQNITISGSSGLSEDEINNMVKDAELHKEDDKKRKDAVEARNQADALAHQTQKSLDELGEKIPAEDKERIQKALDELKETLKDENASKEQIDAKVKTLSEASHKLAEAMYKKDGAAGEQANGGKKKDDDVIDAEVE; this comes from the coding sequence ATGGCAAAAGTAATAGGTATAGACCTAGGAACGACGAATTCATGCGTAAGCGTGTATGAGAGAGGTGAAAGCAAGGTAATCCCGAACAAAGAGGGTAAAAACACGACTCCTTCGGTCGTAGCGTTTACAGATAAGGGCGAAATTTTAGTAGGCGACAGCGCAAAACGCCAAGCCGTCACAAATCCTGAAAAAACCATATACTCTATCAAAAGAATAATGGGCCTAATGAGCAACGAGAAAAACGCTCAGGAAGCTAAAGCTAGGTTGCCGTACCACGTCGTAGATAGAAACGGCGCGTGCGCTATCGAGATCGCGGGCAAAGTCTACACTCCGCAAGAAATCTCGGCCAAAGTGCTAATGAAGCTAAAAGAGGATGCGGAAAGCTATCTGGGCGAAACGGTCGTAGACGCCGTCATCACGGTGCCTGCTTACTTTAACGACAGCCAAAGAAAAGCAACTAAAGAGGCTGGCACGATCGCTGGACTAAACGTGCTTCGTATCATAAACGAACCTACCGCGGCGGCTCTTGCTTACGGTCTAGATAAAAAAGAGTCCGAGAAGATCATGGTTTACGACCTAGGCGGTGGTACGTTTGACGTTACCGTACTAGAAACCGGCGATAATGTGGTCGAGGTTTTAGCTACCGGCGGTAACGCGTTTCTAGGCGGCGATGATTTCGATAACCGCCTAATTGATTGGCTAACGAACGAATTTAAAAGTGACTCGGGCATCGATCTAAAAACCGACGTGATGGCTATGCAGCGCCTAAAAGAGGCAGCCGAAACGGCTAAAAAGGAGCTTAGCTCGGCTCAAGAAACGACTATAAATTTACCGTTTATCACCGCTGACGCTACGGGTCCTAAACACCTTACAAAAACGCTAACTAGGGCTAAATTTGAAGGCATGATCGAAGATCTGGTCGCTCAAACGATCACCAAGATAAACGAGGTCGTAAAAGATGCCGGACTTGACAAAAAAGATATAAAAGAAATCGTCATGGTGGGCGGCTCGACGCGCGTGCCTTTAGTTCAAGAAGAGGTCAAAAAGGCGTTTGGCAAAGAGCTAAATAAAAGCGTAAATCCGGACGAGGTCGTAGCTATCGGCGCGGCGATCCAAGGCGCGGTTATCAAAGGCGACGTAAAGGACGTGTTGCTCCTAGACGTCACTCCGCTAAGTCTAGGCATCGAGACTCTAGGCGGCGTGATGACGAAAATCATCGAAAAAGGCACGACTATCCCGGTTAAGAAAAATCAAGTATTTTCAACCGCCGAAGACAATCAAAGCGCCGTCACGATCCACGTGCTACAAGGCGAGCGCGAATTTGCCCGCGACAACAAGTCTTTGGGTCAGTTTAACCTAGAGGGTATCCCTGCTGCTCCTCGTGGCGTGCCTCAGATCGAGGTCGAGTTTGATATCGATGCCAACGGCATCCTAACGGTCTCCGCTAAAGACAAGGCTACCGGCAAAGCCCAAAATATCACGATCTCAGGCTCAAGCGGTCTAAGCGAGGACGAGATCAACAACATGGTCAAAGACGCCGAGCTACACAAAGAGGACGACAAAAAGCGCAAAGACGCGGTCGAGGCGCGCAACCAAGCCGACGCTCTAGCACACCAAACGCAAAAGAGCCTCGACGAGCTAGGCGAGAAAATCCCAGCCGAGGACAAAGAGCGTATCCAAAAGGCGCTTGATGAGCTAAAAGAGACGCTAAAAGACGAAAATGCGAGCAAAGAGCAGATCGACGCGAAGGTCAAAACTCTAAGCGAAGCCAGCCACAAGCTAGCCGAAGCGATGTATAAAAAAGACGGCGCCGCGGGCGAGCAAGCAAACGGCGGCAAGAAAAAAGACGACGACGTCATCGATGCCGAAGTTGAGTAA
- a CDS encoding DKNYY domain-containing protein, whose protein sequence is MKDKKFILLCLFALFAVLFTVFFMVYVASYEEENDFTQIGNSEFYATPQGKIYALIPSGGKFELKGVRADKFRVFASEGYRGRNVGMGENAVYCGNLAMTGLDPARTMAIGNGYFTDGEIGYFCSDVGERNYELGAFAEAVQTVRYAILGADKPQSYIYKTQRVSSVNLTPILDFGFSAEKAALGGESGKVYFEGKQLDGADARALRYVLDARGRASDFYVTDGRNVYFKSSRLAVKFTAELHEAAYFNGVHYLLEPVSGVVYADEHKFEPKFAPYSLPFGVSGAHAYHLLFRGKGGIYFWERESGELKRAGDDPFAGDISPLVGSVFISGGQTYFVQSREVWHRTKNGRHLGSRHTELFRLKTSEQWRKIGLVRNGVYGAVYANGDKIYYFDALGTGQLIDSSVYEIADTAVIEVLMRPYDPRGKNLGSEDIRKMIKDERLVPAQGELVFEAVTSYDGEERYALWIFVAVAILAAIAGKAYEYRNRAKAVEKEKATKPRGKAKFGR, encoded by the coding sequence TTGAAAGATAAAAAATTTATACTACTTTGCTTATTCGCGCTTTTTGCTGTGCTTTTTACGGTATTTTTCATGGTTTATGTCGCTAGCTATGAGGAGGAGAATGATTTTACTCAGATAGGTAACAGCGAATTTTACGCTACGCCGCAGGGTAAAATTTACGCGCTCATCCCAAGCGGAGGCAAATTTGAGCTAAAGGGCGTGCGGGCGGATAAATTTAGGGTTTTCGCGTCTGAGGGTTACCGCGGCCGAAACGTCGGCATGGGCGAAAACGCCGTCTACTGCGGCAATCTCGCGATGACCGGGCTAGATCCGGCTCGCACTATGGCGATTGGCAATGGATACTTTACGGACGGCGAGATTGGCTATTTTTGTAGCGACGTAGGCGAGAGAAACTACGAGCTAGGAGCTTTTGCTGAGGCGGTTCAAACCGTGAGGTACGCGATACTAGGCGCTGATAAACCGCAAAGCTATATCTACAAAACCCAGCGCGTTTCTAGCGTAAATTTGACTCCGATTTTGGATTTTGGCTTCTCGGCGGAAAAAGCAGCTTTGGGCGGCGAAAGCGGCAAGGTATATTTTGAGGGCAAGCAGCTAGATGGCGCAGACGCCAGGGCGCTAAGATACGTGCTAGACGCGCGCGGACGAGCTAGCGATTTTTACGTTACGGACGGACGAAACGTCTATTTTAAGAGCTCACGGCTCGCGGTCAAATTTACGGCAGAGCTGCACGAGGCGGCGTATTTTAACGGCGTGCACTATCTTTTAGAGCCCGTTAGCGGAGTAGTTTACGCGGATGAGCATAAGTTTGAGCCCAAATTTGCGCCTTACTCGCTACCCTTTGGCGTCTCCGGCGCGCACGCTTATCATCTACTTTTTCGCGGCAAGGGCGGGATTTACTTTTGGGAGCGTGAAAGCGGCGAGCTAAAACGCGCAGGAGACGATCCTTTTGCGGGTGATATTTCGCCGCTTGTGGGTAGCGTTTTTATTAGCGGCGGACAGACTTATTTCGTGCAGAGCCGCGAAGTGTGGCATAGAACTAAAAACGGCAGGCATTTGGGCTCGCGCCATACGGAGCTTTTTAGGCTGAAAACGAGCGAGCAATGGCGCAAAATAGGGCTCGTGCGTAACGGCGTATACGGCGCTGTTTATGCAAACGGCGATAAAATTTACTATTTTGACGCGCTTGGGACGGGGCAGCTCATAGACTCTAGCGTCTACGAGATCGCGGATACTGCCGTCATAGAGGTCTTGATGCGGCCGTATGACCCGCGCGGCAAAAATCTGGGCAGCGAGGATATCCGCAAGATGATAAAAGATGAGCGGCTCGTGCCGGCGCAAGGTGAGCTAGTTTTTGAAGCGGTTACTAGCTATGACGGCGAGGAGAGGTATGCTCTTTGGATATTTGTGGCGGTTGCGATTTTGGCGGCGATCGCGGGCAAAGCGTACGAGTATAGAAACCGTGCGAAAGCGGTAGAAAAAGAAAAAGCGACAAAACCTCGAGGCAAGGCAAAATTTGGACGGTAA
- the rpsO gene encoding 30S ribosomal protein S15, with translation MALDSAKKAEIVAKFARKEKDTGSPEVQIALLTARVEELTEHLKIYKKDHSSRLGLLKMVGRRKRLMKYLKAKDYAAYTKVIAELNLRDK, from the coding sequence ATGGCTTTGGATTCGGCTAAAAAAGCAGAAATTGTTGCGAAATTCGCTAGAAAAGAAAAAGATACCGGTTCTCCGGAAGTTCAGATCGCATTGCTAACCGCAAGAGTCGAGGAGCTAACCGAGCACCTAAAAATCTATAAAAAAGATCACTCGTCTCGCCTCGGACTACTTAAAATGGTCGGCCGCAGAAAACGCTTGATGAAATATCTAAAAGCTAAAGATTACGCAGCTTACACAAAAGTTATCGCTGAGCTAAATCTCAGAGATAAATAA
- the abc-f gene encoding ribosomal protection-like ABC-F family protein, translating into MALIDLIDVSKKFGPNEILNKISLSVNERERIAIIGKNGSGKSTLMKLVAGSLEPDSGRRIVQGGVKVEMLAQNPKFDDAATVKDALNLELKEIFDARDEYAAVLEALGRDAHNKELNARQDELIKFIEAKDGWQIERKIERVLEEFKLKEYENRAVSSLSGGEIRRVALGALILKKPDILLLDEPTNHLDVYMVRFLEDMLKSSRQTIVFISHDRYFIDALATRSVEIEEGALASFDGGYANYLAKKEEILASLAKSHETLLKQLKAEEEWLRRGVKARLKRNEGRKERVLAMREEAKKNPGVIRRVRLELERASKNFNQTQSVNRKKMLFEIKQLSKNIGGKQLFSGFNARVLQGERIAIVGRNGSGKSTLIKILLGFEKPSSGEIKRGEVRVGYFDQSRSALDDDKSLIETFCPNGGDHVMVRGRNMHVYGYLKNFLFPKEFLDKPIGVLSGGEKNRVALALLFSKEYDVLVLDEPTNDLDIATINILEDYLQSFEGAIIIVSHDRYFVDKIAHKLWAFEGTQIEVLHQEYSVYLELEDELAELGKFEASLASEAEQAQKQKSKTGAKLSYKQTQILSSHPEKIAALEAKIKEINAGLSDPKIYQQIGLTALYNDLEAVKSELETLENEYFEVLEIAENLEQI; encoded by the coding sequence GTGGCTCTAATTGACCTTATCGACGTTAGTAAAAAATTCGGTCCGAATGAAATTTTAAACAAAATAAGCCTCAGCGTAAACGAGCGCGAGCGTATCGCTATCATCGGCAAAAACGGCAGCGGCAAAAGTACGCTGATGAAGCTAGTAGCAGGCTCGCTAGAGCCTGATAGTGGCAGGCGTATCGTGCAAGGCGGCGTAAAAGTAGAAATGCTCGCGCAAAATCCTAAATTTGACGACGCAGCGACGGTAAAAGATGCGCTAAATTTGGAGCTAAAAGAGATATTTGATGCGCGTGACGAGTATGCCGCGGTGCTAGAAGCGCTCGGCCGCGATGCGCACAACAAAGAGCTAAACGCGAGGCAAGACGAACTAATCAAATTTATCGAAGCAAAAGACGGCTGGCAGATCGAGCGCAAGATCGAGCGCGTGCTGGAGGAGTTTAAGCTAAAAGAGTATGAAAACCGCGCTGTTTCTAGCCTTAGCGGAGGCGAGATACGCCGCGTAGCTCTGGGTGCGCTGATACTTAAAAAGCCCGATATTTTGCTGCTTGACGAGCCTACGAACCACCTTGACGTTTATATGGTGAGATTTTTAGAGGATATGCTAAAAAGCTCGCGTCAGACGATAGTTTTTATCTCGCACGATCGCTACTTTATCGACGCGCTGGCAACCAGAAGCGTCGAGATCGAGGAGGGCGCGCTGGCGTCATTTGACGGCGGATACGCAAACTATCTAGCTAAAAAAGAGGAAATTTTAGCCAGTCTAGCTAAATCTCACGAGACGTTGCTAAAACAGCTAAAAGCCGAGGAGGAGTGGCTGCGCCGCGGCGTCAAAGCGCGTCTAAAACGCAACGAAGGGCGCAAAGAGCGAGTGCTAGCCATGCGCGAGGAGGCGAAGAAAAACCCGGGCGTGATACGCCGCGTTAGGCTCGAGCTTGAGCGAGCGAGTAAAAATTTTAACCAAACTCAAAGCGTAAACCGCAAAAAGATGCTATTTGAGATCAAGCAATTAAGCAAAAATATCGGCGGCAAGCAGCTTTTTTCGGGTTTTAACGCGCGGGTTTTGCAAGGCGAGCGTATCGCGATAGTCGGGCGAAACGGTAGCGGCAAAAGCACTCTTATTAAAATTTTACTCGGGTTTGAAAAGCCTAGTAGCGGCGAGATCAAGCGAGGCGAGGTGCGAGTGGGATACTTTGATCAGTCTAGAAGCGCGCTAGACGACGACAAGAGCCTTATTGAGACCTTTTGTCCAAACGGCGGCGATCACGTCATGGTGCGTGGGCGAAATATGCACGTTTATGGCTACCTTAAAAATTTCCTATTTCCTAAAGAATTCCTCGATAAACCCATCGGCGTGCTAAGCGGCGGCGAGAAAAACCGCGTTGCGCTGGCTCTGCTTTTTAGCAAGGAGTACGACGTGCTCGTACTAGATGAGCCGACAAATGACCTGGATATCGCAACTATCAACATCCTTGAGGACTACCTGCAAAGCTTTGAGGGCGCTATAATCATCGTGAGTCACGACCGCTACTTTGTCGATAAGATCGCGCACAAACTCTGGGCCTTTGAGGGCACGCAAATAGAGGTGCTACATCAAGAGTACAGCGTCTATCTCGAGCTAGAAGACGAATTAGCCGAGCTTGGTAAATTTGAAGCGAGCCTAGCAAGCGAAGCCGAGCAAGCGCAAAAGCAAAAGAGCAAAACCGGCGCAAAGTTAAGCTACAAGCAAACGCAAATTTTATCCTCGCACCCAGAGAAAATCGCCGCGCTGGAAGCTAAGATAAAAGAGATAAACGCCGGCCTTAGCGATCCTAAAATCTATCAACAAATCGGCCTAACCGCGCTTTATAACGATCTAGAAGCGGTAAAAAGCGAGCTGGAGACGCTTGAAAACGAATACTTTGAAGTCTTAGAAATCGCCGAAAATTTGGAGCAAATTTGA
- a CDS encoding flagellin: MKLGNFSANSSLSNQYLEQAQNNSAKALNNISAQRALSGIDSANLAIADSLRSQSSTLEQGVANANDAIGILQIADSTLANITQSADRIGELSVRYNGGILNSDQQKMIKSEADALVGAMKESTQQASFNGKNVFGGQMSFLTGNGSASVNLNAPDFSGIDVSNGESVSKFIGSVNALRGGIGAAQNGIISGINASLTKNVALKQSESQLQNNDIAKNLSAFKQNDLQANAAILAQAHNTASLQSQFNRLLG, translated from the coding sequence ATGAAACTGGGAAATTTTTCCGCAAACTCAAGCCTAAGCAATCAATACCTAGAACAAGCTCAAAATAACAGCGCAAAAGCCCTAAATAACATCTCAGCACAGCGCGCTCTAAGCGGCATCGACAGCGCAAATCTAGCTATCGCCGATTCGCTTCGCTCCCAAAGCTCCACGCTAGAGCAGGGCGTCGCAAACGCAAACGACGCTATCGGCATCCTGCAGATCGCAGACTCCACGCTAGCAAATATCACGCAAAGCGCCGACCGCATCGGCGAGCTATCGGTCAGATATAATGGCGGCATCCTAAACTCCGACCAGCAAAAAATGATAAAAAGCGAGGCGGACGCTCTAGTGGGCGCGATGAAAGAGAGCACGCAGCAGGCGAGTTTTAACGGTAAAAACGTATTTGGCGGGCAGATGAGCTTCCTAACCGGTAACGGCTCGGCGAGCGTAAATTTAAACGCGCCTGATTTTAGTGGTATAGACGTGAGCAACGGCGAGAGCGTGAGTAAATTTATCGGTAGCGTAAACGCTCTGCGAGGTGGGATCGGCGCGGCGCAAAACGGTATAATCTCGGGCATCAACGCAAGCCTAACCAAAAATGTCGCGTTAAAACAAAGCGAGTCGCAGCTGCAAAATAACGACATAGCTAAAAATCTAAGCGCTTTTAAGCAAAACGACCTGCAAGCAAACGCCGCTATCCTTGCTCAAGCGCACAATACCGCAAGCTTGCAAAGCCAGTTTAACAGGCTTTTGGGCTAA
- a CDS encoding HrcA family transcriptional regulator — protein sequence MIKVSKRDMILDSIIQAYLSDNAPIGSSELGSRMAMSIPASTIRVYFKKLSDEGAITQFHVSGGRIPTAATMRDYWRARLNFDETLDIANPNLLKLLSDKFEIYAMIFESKTQTLNQVLNLNNRFLILSFSEDEIALKFNSKVEKFLSNLIGIDLDRLELTCMQVGLNELRNKIAELKRTKIRFLENEKIALEIFGESFKNALSPSFEMVFDSNLVFFGENYLGMKLGVNYEGKEAKMLCAGSIYNDYERFLNNLKEAA from the coding sequence ATGATAAAGGTGAGCAAGCGAGATATGATACTTGATTCTATTATTCAAGCTTATCTTAGCGACAACGCTCCGATCGGCTCTAGCGAGCTTGGTTCGCGTATGGCGATGTCGATCCCGGCCTCTACGATCAGGGTTTATTTTAAAAAGCTCTCCGACGAGGGCGCGATCACCCAGTTTCACGTTAGCGGCGGCAGGATACCGACGGCTGCGACGATGAGAGATTATTGGCGAGCTAGGTTAAATTTCGATGAGACGCTAGATATCGCAAATCCTAACCTGCTAAAGTTGCTAAGCGATAAATTTGAAATTTACGCGATGATTTTTGAAAGCAAAACCCAAACGCTAAATCAGGTCTTAAATTTAAACAATAGATTTTTGATTTTGAGCTTTAGCGAGGACGAAATAGCACTCAAATTTAACTCGAAAGTCGAGAAATTTTTGAGTAATCTCATAGGCATAGATCTCGATAGACTCGAGCTTACCTGTATGCAGGTGGGACTAAATGAGCTAAGAAATAAGATAGCCGAGCTAAAGCGCACCAAAATTCGCTTTTTAGAAAACGAAAAGATAGCACTTGAAATTTTCGGCGAGAGCTTTAAAAACGCGCTAAGCCCTAGCTTTGAGATGGTTTTTGACTCAAATTTGGTATTTTTCGGCGAGAATTATCTAGGCATGAAGCTTGGCGTAAATTACGAGGGCAAAGAGGCTAAAATGCTTTGCGCGGGCAGTATTTATAATGATTACGAAAGATTTTTAAACAACCTAAAGGAGGCGGCATGA
- the grpE gene encoding nucleotide exchange factor GrpE, with product MNENENVELEQQIPSNFDESISFEGLDAKYVELQKQLEELTDKYYRANADFENIKKRFEKEKADIATYANEKFARDLLPVIDALEMAVNFETEGDEYAAKIKEGIYITIDQFKKCFEKNGITAIEANEDFDPNFHNAMLQVESEDVEKGKIVQVIQKGYLINGRVLRPAMVSIAK from the coding sequence ATGAACGAGAATGAAAACGTGGAACTTGAGCAGCAAATCCCATCAAATTTTGACGAGAGTATCAGCTTTGAGGGCCTTGACGCAAAATACGTCGAGCTTCAAAAGCAGCTTGAGGAGCTAACGGATAAGTATTACAGAGCCAATGCGGACTTTGAAAACATCAAAAAGCGTTTTGAAAAGGAAAAAGCGGACATTGCGACATATGCAAACGAGAAATTTGCGCGGGATCTGCTTCCGGTGATAGACGCGCTTGAGATGGCGGTAAATTTTGAAACCGAAGGCGACGAATACGCGGCAAAAATCAAAGAGGGAATTTATATAACGATAGATCAGTTTAAAAAATGTTTCGAGAAAAACGGCATCACCGCGATCGAAGCGAACGAGGACTTTGATCCGAATTTCCACAATGCTATGCTGCAAGTAGAAAGCGAAGACGTGGAAAAAGGCAAGATCGTACAAGTGATACAAAAAGGTTACCTCATCAACGGCAGAGTTTTGCGCCCTGCGATGGTGTCGATAGCGAAGTAA
- a CDS encoding RrF2 family transcriptional regulator, which yields MLLTKASEYALLSLIYIAQKDAPSDVDTMSGELEISKSFLAKILQNLAREGILVSFKGANGGFMLAQKPEEISIKRIIESAEKRKMAVFECSISADSCASSKGGMCQIWPMFSALQSKIDDFLDTITLANIIKK from the coding sequence ATGCTTTTGACAAAAGCAAGCGAATACGCGCTGCTTTCACTGATTTACATAGCGCAAAAAGACGCTCCCTCGGACGTCGATACGATGTCGGGCGAGCTTGAGATATCAAAAAGCTTTTTGGCTAAAATTTTGCAAAATTTGGCTAGAGAAGGCATTTTGGTTTCGTTTAAGGGCGCAAACGGCGGATTTATGCTCGCGCAAAAGCCTGAAGAAATCAGTATAAAAAGAATAATCGAAAGCGCAGAAAAGCGTAAAATGGCGGTATTTGAGTGCTCGATCTCGGCTGATAGCTGTGCCTCCAGCAAGGGCGGAATGTGTCAAATTTGGCCGATGTTTAGCGCGCTTCAGTCTAAAATCGACGATTTTTTAGATACAATTACGTTAGCAAATATAATCAAGAAGTAA
- a CDS encoding sodium-dependent transporter, with protein sequence MHKTNFTSRWAFIIACVGSAIGMANVWGFPYKVGTNGGGAFLLVYLFFIAIFSYVGLSAEYAIGRRAKTGTLGSYEYAWKSRNWGMFGKILGWIPLAGSMCIAIGYAVIIAYVLKALFQAITGSLMTVDTNTWFESFALSSYSVVLFHFIVVAGTLITLFFGAHSIEKTNKIMMPLFFVLFFILAIRVAFLDGAFGGYKFVFHSDWGKLADPMVWVAAMGQAFFSLSITGSGMIVYGAYLSKDEDVVDSAQKTAIFDTIAAMTAALVMLPAVFAYGMDPAAGPGLLFVTLPKILQDMPGGQIFAIILFTAVIFGGVTSLQNMFEAVAESIMHKFPSLKRGVVLIALCIICFGIGVNMEAITSWGPWMDFVSIYIIPIGAVIGAVSWFWVIKKEEIMDEINTGAAKKQGAFWYFTGRYIYVPMALTLCIIALSMHISF encoded by the coding sequence ATGCACAAAACAAATTTCACGTCACGCTGGGCGTTTATCATCGCTTGCGTGGGCTCGGCTATCGGTATGGCCAACGTCTGGGGGTTTCCTTATAAGGTCGGTACGAACGGCGGCGGCGCGTTTTTGCTCGTTTATCTGTTTTTTATCGCGATATTTTCATACGTCGGGCTTTCTGCGGAGTACGCTATCGGCAGACGCGCCAAAACCGGCACTCTAGGCTCATACGAATACGCGTGGAAGAGCCGAAACTGGGGCATGTTCGGTAAAATTTTAGGTTGGATACCGCTAGCTGGCTCGATGTGTATCGCTATAGGCTACGCTGTCATCATCGCATACGTTTTAAAGGCGCTATTTCAGGCGATCACGGGCTCGCTGATGACGGTGGATACGAACACTTGGTTTGAGTCCTTTGCACTTTCGTCCTACTCGGTCGTGCTGTTTCACTTTATCGTCGTTGCGGGTACGCTAATTACGCTATTTTTCGGCGCGCACAGTATCGAAAAGACAAACAAAATCATGATGCCGCTTTTTTTCGTGCTATTTTTTATCCTAGCTATCAGAGTGGCGTTTTTAGACGGGGCGTTTGGCGGGTATAAATTCGTCTTTCACAGCGACTGGGGCAAGCTAGCCGATCCGATGGTGTGGGTGGCGGCGATGGGACAGGCCTTTTTCTCGCTATCTATCACGGGCTCGGGTATGATCGTCTACGGCGCGTATCTATCAAAGGACGAAGACGTCGTCGATAGCGCGCAAAAGACAGCGATCTTTGATACGATCGCGGCGATGACGGCGGCGCTCGTTATGCTGCCTGCGGTATTTGCCTACGGTATGGATCCGGCGGCGGGACCCGGGTTACTTTTCGTAACGCTGCCTAAAATTTTACAAGATATGCCGGGCGGTCAAATTTTCGCGATTATTTTATTTACGGCGGTGATTTTTGGCGGTGTGACCTCGCTGCAAAATATGTTCGAAGCCGTCGCCGAGTCGATAATGCACAAATTTCCTAGCCTAAAGCGTGGCGTCGTGCTGATCGCGCTTTGCATAATATGTTTTGGCATAGGCGTAAATATGGAAGCCATAACTAGCTGGGGGCCGTGGATGGATTTCGTGTCGATCTACATCATCCCTATCGGCGCGGTTATCGGCGCGGTGTCATGGTTTTGGGTTATCAAAAAAGAGGAGATCATGGACGAGATCAACACGGGCGCGGCAAAAAAGCAAGGCGCGTTTTGGTATTTTACGGGCAGATATATCTACGTGCCGATGGCGCTTACGCTTTGTATCATCGCACTTAGCATGCATATCTCGTTTTAA